In Macadamia integrifolia cultivar HAES 741 chromosome 1, SCU_Mint_v3, whole genome shotgun sequence, a single window of DNA contains:
- the LOC122069123 gene encoding uncharacterized protein LOC122069123, translating into MGQLGYCVYDLTTHCIFTSRDVIFREYIFPFQQESSPSPWPSIPVPNVIPDFSMPESGFPVMDTSPSTAIPTVVSDSSSSPISSNPPPRHSMCPHVPSSKLQDYIYTAAECTSSPLPHFLSFKPPPGNPYPIQHFLSFPCFSTAPRAFIAFVLSDEEPKSFTQANKVPVWREAMATEMKALELNNTWIIRPLPNGKWAIGCKWLVTIRGLVTIATAKNWFLYQLDVHNALLDEEVYMQIPPGFQCEGENMSTADYSFLTFKCGDLLTVVLVYVDDIIISGTRFPMEQHLKFPSTHGTLLPDPATYCQLVGRLIYLTITRSDLTFVVHVLSQLMHQPHVSHLSAAHRVFQYLKGSPSQGLLMSSASSFTISAYCDSDWARCPLTRRSTSGYITFLGSSPISQQTKKQSTISRSSAEAKYRSIATASCELTWLKNLFADLGISHSDPVHLYCDNKASIHIVANPVFHERTKHIEIDCHLIREKIQRGLIRIFYVSSPARRAYIFTKALGLTQFHSILHKLGVYPPSQLEGEC; encoded by the exons ATGGGTCAACTTGGTTATTGTGTCTATGATCTCACCACGCATTGTATTTTCACTAGTCGGGATGTTATATTCCGtgaatatatttttccttttcaacaagaatcttctccatctccttggCCATCCATCCCTGTCCCAAATGTAATTCCAGATTTCTCTATGCCTGAATCTGGTTTCCCTGTAATGGATACTTCTCCATCAACTGCTATTCCAACTGTGGTTTcagattcctcttcttctcccataTCTTCTAATCCTCCTCCACGGCATTCTATGTGTCCACATGTTCCATCTTCCAAACTGCAGGATTATATTTACACTGCTGCTGAATGTACGTCATCACCACTTCCACATTTCCTCTCCTTCAAGCCTCCCCCAGGTAATCCCTATCCCATTCAacactttctctcttttccttgtttttctacTGCACCCAGGGCTTTCATTGCTTTTGTCTTATCTGATGAGGAACCTAAGTCCTTCACTCAAGCAAATAAGGTGCCAGTGTGGCGTGAGGCTATGGCTACTGAGATGAAAGCTCTTGAATTGAATAACACTTGGATAATTCGGCCCCTTCCTAATGGAAAATGGGCCATTGGATGCAAATGG TTGGTTACCATCCGAGGCCTTGTTACTATTGCTACAGCCAAAAATTGGTTCTTATATCAACTTGATGTACATAATGCCCTTTTGGACGAAGAGGTTTATATGCAAATCCCACCTGGGTTTCAATGTGAGGGGGAGAACATG TCCACTGCAGATTATTCATTCTTAACATTCAAATGTGGTGATCTTCTCACCGTTGTTCTtgtatatgtagatgatatcatcatcTCAGGGA CTCGGTTTCCTATGGAACAACATTTGAAGTTCCCTTCTACTCATGGCACTTTACTACCTGATCCTGCTACTTACTGTCAATTGGTTGGTCGCCTTATTTACCTCACTATAACTCGGTCAGATTTGACATTTGTTGTTCATGTTCTCAGCCAACTTATGCATCAACCACATGTCTCACACCTCTCTGCTGCCCATCGTGTGTTCCAATATCTCAAAGGATCACCAAGTCAAGGGCTTCTTATGTCTTCAGCTAGCTCTTTTACCATCTCAGCTTATTGTGATTCTGACTGGGCAAGATGCCCTCTTACTCGCCGTTCCACTTCTGGGTACATTACGTTTCTTGGATCAAGTCCGATTTCCCAGCAAACCAAAAAGCAATCAACAATTTCCCGTTCTTCTGCTGAGGCAAAATACCGATCCATAGCTACAGCTTCTTGCGAATTGACCTGGCTCAAGAACTTGTTTGCTGATCTTGGTATATCTCACTCTGATCCAGTGCACCTCTACTGTGATAATAAAGCGTCCATTCACATTGTTGCCAACCCAGTCTTCCACGAGCGCACCAAACATATCGAAATAGATTGCCACCTTATACGGGAGAAGATTCAACGGGGTCTTATACGCATCTTCTATGTTAGCAGCCCTGCTCGACGTGCATATATCTTTACGAAGGCCCTCGGTTTAACCCAATTTCATTCCATTCTTCACAAGCTGGGTGTATATCCTCCATctcagcttgagggggagtgttga